From Selenomonadales bacterium, one genomic window encodes:
- a CDS encoding site-specific integrase produces MPSKIRKRGNSYLLTVTHEKKEYTKTVRVSTKKEAEKAWALFASEVIKDRLSARAEGDMTLDDFYAYWTKHYAEMNQAISSQGLNERIFQRISGALGHMKISKIRPRHILSFAKQLTKPDASNYGKPLSTAYIKKHMSNLRTMFSCAVQWGFIDNNPMDNIRSPKGVTKKKVLPTEAELAAFFSAADNATTKHKLWIALAFTLGLRREEIFGLQWGDIDFDRRSLTVNRVAVYVSGRGIFVKDAKTDNSYRTIPINNFVLNLLYAWRGEVIAAEQNVISINAPIRPVDFLFPKADGSVGHPHAINTFMSRFCKKNNIPTISPHDLRHMYGSYLIAGGVNIATISSLLGHSDKSFTLKTYIHELKSLESHTADIMDSTMSQMKNITGK; encoded by the coding sequence ATGCCGAGTAAGATACGCAAACGCGGTAACAGCTATCTGCTGACCGTCACGCATGAGAAGAAAGAATATACTAAGACTGTCCGTGTATCCACTAAGAAAGAAGCGGAAAAGGCATGGGCACTCTTCGCTTCTGAGGTCATCAAAGACAGGCTGTCTGCACGTGCCGAGGGAGATATGACGCTCGATGACTTTTATGCGTACTGGACGAAACATTACGCGGAGATGAATCAAGCTATATCATCGCAGGGATTGAACGAGCGCATATTCCAACGTATCAGCGGCGCACTCGGTCACATGAAGATATCGAAGATAAGACCGCGACACATTCTGTCTTTTGCCAAACAGCTTACTAAGCCTGATGCTTCAAATTACGGCAAGCCACTCTCTACCGCCTACATCAAGAAGCATATGTCCAATCTCCGCACAATGTTCTCCTGTGCTGTTCAGTGGGGATTCATCGACAATAACCCGATGGATAATATCAGATCGCCCAAGGGAGTGACGAAGAAAAAGGTACTCCCAACCGAGGCAGAGCTTGCCGCTTTTTTCTCGGCAGCAGACAATGCTACCACAAAACATAAGCTGTGGATCGCGCTTGCCTTTACACTCGGATTACGCAGAGAAGAGATATTCGGCTTGCAATGGGGGGACATCGACTTTGACCGCCGATCGCTTACTGTAAACCGAGTAGCGGTCTATGTGTCGGGTCGCGGTATATTTGTTAAGGATGCCAAGACGGATAATTCTTACCGCACGATACCGATAAACAATTTTGTCTTAAACCTGCTGTACGCATGGCGTGGCGAAGTGATCGCCGCAGAACAGAACGTGATAAGCATCAATGCACCGATAAGACCTGTTGATTTCCTCTTTCCGAAGGCAGACGGCTCTGTGGGGCATCCTCACGCGATCAACACATTTATGAGTAGATTTTGCAAGAAGAACAATATCCCTACTATCTCTCCTCACGATCTCAGACATATGTACGGAAGCTACCTCATTGCAGGCGGCGTGAATATCGCTACGATCAGTTCACTCCTTGGACACTCGGACAAGTCCTTTACGCTCAAGACATACATCCATGAATTGAAGTCCCTTGAATCTCATACGGCAGACATCATGGACAGCACGATGAGCCAGATGAAAAATATCACAGGCAAATAA